The proteins below come from a single Lactobacillus johnsonii genomic window:
- the coaA gene encoding type I pantothenate kinase produces the protein MQEQFLHLTPDKWQALIPPSDEFSAEIFMMKNLQYIMSQKNAVYHTQQTFYKEQWQKIPFIIGVTGSVAVGKSTFAKKITRLFERLEPDKKIAQVSTDGFLMSNAELKAKNLMDQKGFPVSFNWDAFSTFLSSVKAGKERVPYRLYSQEISDLVPNEVGSVEQPDVLVVEGINLLEVPPNGQAPPSDFLDYVIYLDASEEDLERWYLDRYHLMLEINRNNPDNYFYQWAHVPREQADIFAKKVWRDVNLKNLHEYIEPTKKRADMIIKKYGNHEISDMYIKKF, from the coding sequence ATGCAAGAGCAATTTTTACACTTGACACCTGATAAGTGGCAGGCATTAATTCCTCCAAGTGATGAATTTAGTGCAGAAATTTTCATGATGAAGAATCTTCAATATATCATGAGTCAAAAAAATGCTGTTTATCATACTCAACAAACATTTTATAAAGAACAGTGGCAAAAGATTCCTTTTATAATTGGAGTGACGGGATCTGTTGCTGTTGGTAAGTCCACCTTTGCCAAGAAAATAACGCGGTTATTTGAACGCCTTGAACCGGATAAAAAGATTGCTCAAGTTTCTACTGACGGATTTTTAATGTCTAATGCAGAACTTAAAGCTAAAAACTTAATGGATCAAAAGGGCTTCCCAGTATCATTTAATTGGGATGCCTTTTCTACTTTTCTGTCAAGTGTTAAAGCTGGTAAAGAAAGAGTACCATATCGACTATACTCACAGGAAATTTCTGATCTAGTTCCTAATGAAGTTGGCTCGGTTGAACAGCCGGATGTCTTAGTAGTAGAAGGAATAAATTTACTAGAAGTTCCTCCTAACGGCCAAGCACCGCCAAGTGATTTCTTAGATTATGTGATTTATCTCGATGCTAGTGAAGAAGACTTAGAAAGATGGTATCTTGATCGCTATCATTTAATGTTAGAAATTAATCGCAATAATCCGGACAATTATTTTTATCAATGGGCTCATGTACCACGTGAACAAGCGGATATTTTTGCCAAAAAAGTCTGGCGAGATGTTAACTTAAAGAACTTACACGAGTATATTGAACCAACTAAAAAACGAGCAGACATGATTATTAAAAAGTACGGTAATCATGAAATTAGTGATATGTATATTAAGAAATTTTAG
- a CDS encoding SGNH/GDSL hydrolase family protein → MKKIILFGDSLLAGYINGHATNIVTQGLQEKLPKFTIINNSVPGSTTEEAIDFYDLRIKPFNYDLVILALGTNDANMQFGLSAGRYAHNLQVLVDLIGVDKTILMGPSYTNWKIAKDQAWPKTLQFELVAEQCHIENNIPFLNFSKVMRETGHPNGLLQKDGIHLNQEGNKLLIEKLAKLVKEKEPAAIS, encoded by the coding sequence ATGAAAAAAATTATTCTTTTTGGTGATTCCTTACTTGCAGGGTATATTAATGGACACGCAACTAATATTGTAACTCAAGGACTGCAAGAAAAATTACCTAAATTTACAATTATTAATAATTCTGTACCTGGAAGTACAACTGAGGAGGCAATTGATTTTTATGATTTAAGGATTAAACCTTTCAATTACGACTTAGTTATACTCGCCTTAGGTACTAATGACGCAAATATGCAATTTGGCTTAAGCGCTGGACGCTATGCACATAACTTGCAAGTTCTAGTAGATTTAATTGGTGTCGACAAAACAATTTTAATGGGACCTTCCTATACTAATTGGAAAATCGCCAAAGATCAAGCATGGCCAAAAACATTACAATTTGAATTAGTAGCTGAGCAATGTCATATCGAAAATAATATTCCATTCTTAAACTTTTCAAAAGTAATGCGTGAGACAGGTCATCCAAATGGTTTACTTCAGAAGGACGGTATCCATTTAAATCAAGAAGGTAATAAATTACTAATTGAAAAGCTTGCTAAATTAGTCAAAGAGAAAGAACCAGCTGCTATATCATAA
- a CDS encoding EamA family transporter yields the protein MDKQAKSRLWTILAALAAVMWGISGLFAESLFKVSSKITPIWLTQIRLIISGIVLLIIATILHQKPFSVLKDKKNTFHIIAYGVFGLLPVQVFYFIAIEMANASIATILQFIGPFFVLTYLAVTHQQVLRKLDVVAAILAFIGVFLLSTHGNFNQLAITPLALFFGLLSALGEASYTLIPIKLVKRVSSLVVTGWGMLFVGIGLMIVYPQFPAIPNTPRVWLDVSAIIIIGTIIPFQIMANALRYVKPSTVSLLDAFEPLSATVGSVLIFGLVMSGMDWLGTLLVIGSVLALNFTPKRNIKKKY from the coding sequence ATGGATAAACAGGCAAAAAGTAGGCTATGGACAATTTTAGCTGCTTTAGCAGCAGTAATGTGGGGAATATCTGGATTATTTGCCGAATCTTTATTTAAAGTGAGTAGTAAGATTACGCCGATTTGGTTAACACAAATCCGATTAATTATCTCTGGGATTGTTTTATTAATTATTGCGACAATCTTACATCAAAAGCCATTTTCAGTTTTAAAAGATAAGAAAAATACTTTCCACATTATTGCATATGGAGTTTTTGGCTTGTTACCAGTACAAGTCTTTTACTTTATTGCAATTGAGATGGCAAATGCATCAATTGCCACGATTTTGCAGTTTATTGGGCCATTTTTTGTCCTAACATATTTGGCTGTCACCCATCAACAAGTATTAAGAAAATTGGATGTAGTAGCTGCTATCCTAGCTTTTATTGGCGTATTCTTATTATCAACTCATGGTAATTTTAATCAACTAGCAATTACTCCACTGGCCCTATTTTTTGGATTGCTATCGGCATTAGGAGAAGCAAGCTATACTTTAATCCCGATTAAACTTGTTAAAAGAGTCTCAAGTTTGGTTGTAACAGGCTGGGGGATGCTATTTGTGGGAATTGGGTTGATGATTGTATATCCGCAGTTTCCAGCAATTCCAAATACACCTAGGGTATGGCTGGACGTAAGTGCAATAATTATTATCGGAACGATTATTCCATTTCAAATTATGGCTAACGCTCTACGCTATGTGAAACCATCGACTGTAAGTTTACTAGATGCCTTTGAACCTTTGTCCGCTACAGTGGGTTCGGTTTTGATTTTCGGTTTAGTGATGTCTGGGATGGATTGGCTGGGAACCTTATTAGTAATTGGTTCAGTATTGGCTTTAAATTTTACTCCTAAAAGAAATATTAAAAAGAAATATTAA
- a CDS encoding C39 family peptidase gives MKRLNRARKYRRRRRILYTVILLITAGVIALGFNFKRFQNEYDWLTLKPEQKLNVPLENQLPDLPNGCEVTSLSMLLKYYDINVSKLELSSNIKHVSSFVGNNYRGNPHVGFVGYMSIKNAGWCVYNEPLYNVARKYTNRIRNYTGNNFVRVLKLVSEGHPVVIITTLKFDRVNDMQTWSTKQGKVHVTPSSHACVITGYDKKKGIVYVNDPYGVKNKKVSLKKIEASYNQQGKQALYIE, from the coding sequence ATGAAAAGATTAAATAGAGCTAGAAAATATCGGCGTAGAAGAAGAATTCTGTATACAGTTATATTGTTAATTACTGCTGGAGTAATCGCCTTAGGATTTAATTTTAAAAGATTTCAAAATGAATATGATTGGCTTACTTTAAAACCAGAACAGAAGTTAAATGTTCCCTTAGAAAATCAATTACCAGACTTACCAAATGGTTGTGAGGTTACCTCACTTTCAATGTTGTTGAAATACTATGATATTAATGTAAGTAAATTAGAGTTGTCATCGAATATCAAGCATGTATCATCTTTTGTTGGCAATAATTATCGTGGAAATCCACATGTTGGTTTTGTTGGCTATATGAGTATCAAAAATGCAGGCTGGTGTGTTTATAATGAACCTTTGTATAATGTTGCAAGAAAATATACTAATAGAATTCGCAACTATACAGGCAATAACTTTGTTCGAGTATTGAAATTAGTTTCTGAAGGACATCCCGTAGTAATTATTACAACTTTGAAGTTTGATCGTGTAAATGATATGCAGACTTGGTCTACCAAGCAAGGAAAAGTTCATGTAACGCCGTCATCTCATGCTTGTGTGATTACAGGTTACGACAAGAAAAAGGGGATTGTGTATGTAAATGATCCTTATGGTGTTAAAAATAAAAAGGTAAGCTTAAAGAAGATAGAGGCAAGTTATAACCAGCAAGGTAAACAAGCACTTTATATTGAATAG
- a CDS encoding Rib/alpha-like domain-containing protein produces MLSRNNYQEKIRKMENKKERFSIRKFSIGAASVLIGFTLFGIGVDSQSVKADTVTPNSVNVKNGSEVNKTAEVLSNEKGKNATNTAVNSTVKSQNTVVNTVKAPAAVQTKVNNNTTNNTSQETLNKSVANSQTENSEKTNLTASNQNNAVKPIVQKANVQATNNQTESVNDYSQFLNALQNKNVSTITLDKNIDFSNANLNNGSYQDINNYGIARTVTIDGQKQYSLNMGGNYIDLDSNTYYEPNASNPTRNWNVILKDLNLQTTSGYGPFWFNSATSNDSTLTFNGVTTSKDSGQLLNNSTASSYPNVNVNFEGENKLQGNLTNSNITSSALIQANNVNFSNGSTVFTANNNSSSNLADILASGNVVVDSSAQVDFNSEATSNMAGVSFANGAGNQTIDNATSGVLRLMPNAQVTMELGSGDSMGVNNASNLDLQDSASLKITTSKMNSTGFRSAGLVGLDYDGDTNDSTVRISPNAVLSIIRTKVTDSDAPLLAMGPSSGDGEIYHLEVNDGSLNLQDSAYSSYLPSSYTLSKSQYWGGWPAILTMWGTSSQNYINFNNAKLINLQRTALNKPGYLIKTEGAGDYAYHQTHIVINSPDSAYNTPLTIIPAGETKPVTWNVKYLNNTSQGGDYAYAFRSYRDFGDWNNAGSEYMNGSVNDDTPAKGVNEVTLTAMASDSGSNSFSNGAVVPEGNETTASKALNSFINHFSWWNASGVKFGSNLDESNQYTPSYKPVNVEQGQTAIDDPSFTNQDGKDITAPAGTTFTTDTDTPDWATINSSTGTVTVKPGTDVTPGAYNIPVTVTYPDTSTSETTVPVIVTKAGQTVTWGDNGAVVTSVDTSKLNAHETTENSQVLSPVGIVTAEGYELTDGKLSTTATPITIAPSTVSWTTTPDTNVATAIASGKDITTSVNVDFTDNDATKNILGSKNGVVTTNPFTIDAKGAGAKAVTAPVNIVLGSDLTSEQFSQLVDNNIPTDEIAKTEWATKPNAQGQDGVIKITFTDKDANGQPTYLNINIPASSIKITTDADKYTPEGQDINTKTGVVPAAAEGIKNKSDLPSDTKYTWKTTPDVPTAGNKPATVVVTYPDGSKDEVPVTVHVTNPTTSTDADKYKPEGQDVNTKTGVVPSAAEGIKNKSDLPSGTKYTWKTTPDVTTTGNKPATVVVTYPDGSKDEVPVTVHVTNPTTSTDADKYKPEGQDVNTKTGVVPAAEEGIANKSDLPSGTKYTWKTTPDVTTAGNKPATVVVTYPDGSTTEVPVTIHVTSPETDADKYKPEGQDVNTKTGVVPAAEEGIKNKSDLPSGTKYTWKTTPDVTTAGNKPATVVVTYPDGSTTEVPVTVHVTSPETDADKYKPEGQDVNTKTGVVPAAEEGIANKSDLPSGTKYTWKTTPDVTTAGNKPATVVVTYPDGSTTEVPVTVHVTSPETDADKYKPEGQDVNTKTGVVPSAADGIKNKSDLPSGTKYTWKTTPDVTTTGNKPATVVVTYPDGSTTEVPVTVHVTSPETDADKYKPEGQDVNTKTGVVPSAADGIKNKSDLLSGTKYTWKDTPDVTTTGNKPATVVVTYPDGSKDEVPVTVHVTNPSKTTDADKYKPEGQTINTKTGELPNPAEGIKNKSDLPSGTKYTWKDTPDVTTAGDKSGTVVVTYPDGSKDEVPITVHVTNPSKTTDADKYKPEGQTINTKTGELPNPADGIKNKSDLPSSTKYTWKDTPDVTTAGNKPATVVVTYPDGSKDEVPVTVHVTTPTTPTDADKYTPEGQDVNTKTGVVPNPAEGIKNKGDLPDGTKYTWKDTPDVTTAGDKPATVVVTYPDGSKDEVPVTVHVTTPTTPTDADKYTPEGQDVNTKTGVVPNPAEGIKNKGDLPDGTKYTWKDTPDVTTAGDKPATVVVTYPDGSKDEVPVTVHVTNPATPTDADKYTPEGQDVNTKTGVVPNPAEGIKNKGDLPDGTKYTWKDTPDVTTAGDKPATIVVIYPDGSKDEVPVTIHVTNPTTDADKYTPEGPDVNTKTGVVPDPAEGIKNKGDLPDGTKYTWKDTPDVTTAGDKPATVVVTYPDGSKDEVPVTIHVTNPATPTDADKYTPEGQDVNTKTGVVPNPAEGIKNKGDLPDGTKYTWKDTPDVTTAGESTGVIVVTYPDGSKDEVPVTIHVTNPATPTDADKYTPEGQDVNTKTGVVPNPAEGIKNKSDLPDGTKYTWEKTPDVTKPGESTGVIVVTYPDGSKDEVTVKVIVNTNNVTPETQPIHTTPGVLPNPADAIKNKDEMPAGTKYTWKEVPNVNTVGEHTGVITVTYPDGSSVDLTVKVYVDVVAKENNSKNTAQVITKPVAENNEKKTSATPAQQIKHSEKATLPQTGAKSENTAGILGLAIAAVGSLFGLGAGKKRRDK; encoded by the coding sequence ATGTTATCCAGAAATAATTATCAAGAAAAAATTCGTAAAATGGAGAACAAAAAAGAGCGGTTTTCAATTAGGAAATTTTCAATTGGAGCTGCTTCAGTTTTAATTGGATTTACTCTTTTTGGAATTGGCGTAGACAGTCAAAGCGTAAAAGCCGATACAGTTACTCCAAATAGTGTAAATGTAAAAAATGGGAGTGAAGTAAACAAAACAGCAGAAGTACTTTCGAATGAGAAGGGGAAAAATGCTACCAATACTGCAGTTAATAGTACTGTAAAATCACAAAATACTGTAGTTAATACTGTAAAAGCACCAGCTGCTGTTCAAACTAAAGTTAATAACAATACTACTAATAATACTTCACAAGAAACTTTAAATAAAAGTGTAGCAAATAGTCAAACTGAAAATTCAGAAAAAACGAATCTGACTGCAAGTAATCAAAATAATGCAGTAAAGCCAATTGTTCAAAAGGCAAATGTTCAAGCAACTAATAATCAAACAGAATCAGTTAATGATTATTCTCAATTCTTAAACGCTTTACAAAATAAAAATGTAAGTACAATTACTTTAGATAAGAATATTGATTTTAGTAATGCTAATTTAAATAATGGTAGCTATCAGGATATAAATAACTATGGAATTGCTCGTACAGTAACAATTGATGGTCAAAAGCAATATTCTTTAAACATGGGAGGAAACTATATTGATCTTGACAGTAATACCTACTATGAGCCAAACGCAAGCAATCCTACTCGCAATTGGAATGTCATTTTAAAGGATCTAAATCTTCAAACAACTAGTGGATATGGCCCATTTTGGTTTAACAGTGCAACCTCTAATGATAGTACATTGACCTTTAATGGAGTTACAACAAGTAAAGATTCCGGCCAATTACTTAATAATTCAACTGCTTCCTCGTATCCTAATGTTAACGTTAATTTTGAGGGAGAGAATAAATTACAAGGTAATTTAACTAATTCGAATATTACGAGTTCAGCTTTAATTCAAGCAAACAATGTTAACTTTAGTAATGGGTCTACTGTATTTACTGCAAATAATAATAGTTCAAGTAACTTAGCAGATATCCTAGCTTCAGGTAATGTTGTTGTTGATAGTAGTGCGCAAGTTGATTTTAACAGTGAAGCTACTTCAAATATGGCAGGTGTTTCATTTGCTAATGGTGCTGGCAATCAAACAATTGACAATGCAACTTCTGGGGTATTGCGTTTAATGCCTAATGCTCAAGTAACCATGGAATTAGGTTCTGGCGATTCAATGGGAGTCAATAATGCAAGTAACCTTGACTTGCAAGATTCAGCTTCATTAAAAATTACTACTAGCAAGATGAATAGTACCGGCTTCCGTTCCGCTGGCTTAGTCGGATTGGACTATGATGGTGACACTAATGACAGTACAGTAAGAATTAGTCCAAATGCTGTTCTTTCTATCATTAGAACCAAGGTAACTGATTCTGATGCTCCTTTACTTGCAATGGGACCAAGCAGTGGAGATGGTGAAATTTATCATCTTGAAGTAAATGATGGTAGTTTGAATTTGCAAGATTCAGCTTACTCATCTTACCTGCCTTCTTCCTATACTTTATCTAAGAGTCAATATTGGGGTGGCTGGCCAGCTATTTTGACTATGTGGGGAACGAGTAGTCAAAACTACATTAATTTCAACAATGCGAAGTTAATTAATTTACAGCGTACTGCACTTAATAAACCAGGATATTTAATTAAAACTGAAGGTGCAGGAGACTATGCATATCACCAGACCCACATTGTAATTAATTCACCTGATAGTGCCTACAATACTCCATTGACTATAATTCCAGCTGGTGAAACAAAACCGGTAACTTGGAATGTTAAATATTTGAATAATACTAGTCAAGGTGGGGACTATGCGTATGCCTTTCGTTCATATCGCGATTTTGGTGATTGGAACAATGCAGGTTCTGAATATATGAATGGATCAGTTAATGACGATACTCCAGCCAAAGGTGTTAATGAAGTTACCTTAACAGCTATGGCCTCCGATTCAGGATCTAATAGCTTCTCTAATGGTGCAGTTGTTCCTGAAGGAAATGAAACTACCGCTTCGAAAGCTTTGAATAGTTTTATTAACCACTTTAGTTGGTGGAATGCCTCTGGAGTTAAATTTGGTTCAAACTTAGATGAAAGTAATCAATATACTCCGTCGTATAAACCAGTAAATGTTGAACAAGGTCAAACTGCTATTGATGATCCGTCATTTACTAATCAAGATGGCAAAGATATTACTGCTCCAGCTGGCACGACCTTTACTACAGATACTGATACACCTGATTGGGCAACTATTAATTCGTCAACTGGTACTGTAACTGTTAAACCAGGTACAGATGTAACTCCAGGTGCTTACAATATTCCAGTAACTGTAACTTACCCAGACACTAGTACTAGTGAAACGACTGTTCCAGTAATTGTTACTAAAGCTGGTCAAACAGTAACTTGGGGTGATAATGGTGCAGTTGTAACTAGCGTTGACACTTCTAAACTTAACGCTCACGAAACTACTGAAAATTCACAAGTTCTCTCACCAGTTGGTATTGTAACTGCAGAAGGTTATGAATTAACAGATGGTAAACTTTCAACTACAGCAACTCCAATTACTATTGCTCCATCGACTGTAAGCTGGACTACAACTCCAGATACTAATGTTGCTACCGCAATTGCATCCGGTAAAGACATCACAACTAGTGTTAATGTTGACTTTACTGATAATGATGCAACTAAGAATATACTTGGCTCAAAGAATGGTGTTGTAACTACTAACCCATTTACCATTGATGCTAAAGGGGCTGGTGCTAAGGCTGTAACTGCTCCAGTTAATATTGTCCTTGGTTCGGATTTGACTAGTGAACAATTTAGCCAATTAGTAGATAACAACATCCCAACTGATGAAATTGCAAAGACGGAATGGGCAACTAAGCCTAATGCACAAGGTCAAGACGGTGTTATCAAGATTACCTTTACTGATAAAGATGCAAATGGTCAACCAACTTACTTGAACATTAACATTCCAGCAAGTTCAATTAAGATAACTACTGATGCCGATAAGTACACACCAGAAGGTCAAGATATAAACACTAAGACCGGTGTTGTACCAGCAGCTGCAGAAGGTATTAAGAATAAGAGTGATTTACCATCAGATACCAAGTACACCTGGAAGACAACCCCAGATGTACCAACTGCCGGTAATAAGCCAGCTACAGTAGTAGTAACTTACCCAGATGGCTCAAAGGACGAAGTTCCCGTAACCGTTCATGTAACAAATCCAACAACTTCAACCGATGCCGACAAGTACAAGCCAGAAGGCCAAGATGTAAACACCAAGACTGGTGTGGTACCAAGTGCAGCAGAGGGTATTAAGAACAAGAGTGATTTACCATCAGGTACCAAATACACTTGGAAGACGACCCCAGATGTAACAACTACCGGAAATAAGCCAGCTACAGTAGTAGTAACTTACCCAGATGGCTCAAAGGACGAAGTTCCCGTAACCGTTCATGTAACAAATCCAACAACTTCAACCGATGCCGACAAGTATAAGCCGGAAGGTCAAGATGTGAACACGAAGACAGGTGTTGTACCAGCAGCAGAAGAAGGTATTGCAAACAAGAGCGATTTACCATCAGGCACTAAATACACCTGGAAGACGACCCCCGATGTAACGACTGCCGGTAATAAACCAGCTACAGTAGTAGTAACTTACCCAGATGGTTCAACGACTGAAGTTCCGGTAACTATCCACGTAACTAGTCCAGAAACCGATGCAGATAAGTACAAGCCAGAAGGACAAGATGTGAACACGAAGACAGGTGTTGTACCAGCAGCAGAAGAAGGTATCAAGAACAAGAGCGATTTACCATCAGGTACCAAATACACTTGGAAGACAACTCCCGATGTAACAACTGCCGGAAATAAACCAGCTACAGTAGTAGTAACTTACCCAGATGGCTCAACGACTGAAGTTCCGGTAACTGTCCATGTAACTAGTCCAGAAACCGATGCAGATAAGTACAAGCCAGAAGGACAGGATGTAAACACCAAGACTGGCGTTGTACCAGCAGCAGAAGAAGGTATTGCAAACAAGAGTGACTTGCCATCAGGTACCAAATACACTTGGAAGACAACTCCCGATGTAACAACTGCTGGTAATAAGCCAGCTACAGTAGTAGTAACTTACCCAGATGGCTCAACGACTGAAGTTCCAGTAACTGTCCATGTAACAAGCCCAGAAACCGATGCCGACAAGTACAAGCCAGAAGGACAAGATGTAAACACTAAGACCGGTGTTGTACCATCAGCTGCAGACGGCATTAAGAACAAGAGCGATTTACCATCAGGTACCAAATACACTTGGAAGACGACCCCAGATGTAACAACTACCGGAAATAAGCCAGCTACAGTAGTAGTAACTTACCCAGATGGCTCAACGACTGAAGTTCCAGTAACTGTCCATGTAACAAGCCCAGAAACCGATGCCGACAAGTACAAGCCAGAAGGACAAGATGTAAACACTAAGACCGGTGTTGTACCATCAGCTGCAGACGGCATTAAGAACAAGAGCGATTTACTATCAGGTACCAAATACACCTGGAAAGATACCCCAGATGTAACAACTACCGGTAATAAGCCAGCTACAGTAGTAGTAACTTACCCAGATGGCTCAAAGGATGAAGTTCCCGTAACCGTTCATGTAACAAACCCATCTAAGACGACCGATGCCGATAAGTATAAGCCAGAGGGCCAAACAATTAATACTAAGACTGGCGAATTACCGAATCCAGCAGAAGGTATCAAGAATAAGAGCGACTTGCCATCAGGCACTAAGTACACCTGGAAAGATACCCCAGATGTGACTACTGCCGGTGACAAGTCAGGTACAGTTGTTGTAACTTACCCAGATGGCTCAAAGGATGAAGTTCCCATAACCGTTCATGTAACAAACCCATCTAAGACGACCGATGCTGATAAGTATAAGCCAGAGGGCCAAACAATTAATACTAAGACTGGCGAATTACCAAATCCAGCAGATGGTATCAAGAATAAGAGTGACTTACCATCAAGCACTAAGTACACCTGGAAAGATACCCCAGATGTGACTACTGCAGGAAACAAGCCAGCTACAGTAGTAGTAACTTACCCAGATGGTTCAAAGGATGAAGTCCCAGTAACTGTCCACGTAACAACCCCAACAACTCCAACTGATGCCGACAAGTACACTCCAGAAGGTCAAGATGTAAACACTAAGACCGGTGTTGTACCAAATCCAGCAGAAGGTATCAAGAACAAGGGTGACTTACCAGATGGCACTAAGTACACATGGAAAGACACACCAGATGTAACTACTGCAGGAGACAAGCCAGCCACAGTTGTTGTAACTTACCCAGATGGTTCAAAGGATGAAGTCCCAGTAACTGTCCACGTAACAACCCCAACAACTCCAACTGATGCCGACAAGTACACTCCAGAAGGTCAAGATGTAAACACTAAGACCGGTGTTGTACCAAATCCAGCAGAAGGTATCAAGAACAAGGGCGACTTACCAGACGGCACTAAGTACACTTGGAAGGACACACCAGATGTAACTACTGCAGGAGACAAGCCAGCCACAGTTGTTGTAACTTACCCAGATGGTTCAAAGGATGAAGTCCCAGTAACTGTCCACGTAACAAACCCAGCAACTCCAACTGATGCAGATAAGTACACTCCAGAAGGTCAAGATGTAAACACTAAGACCGGTGTTGTACCAAATCCAGCAGAAGGCATCAAGAACAAGGGTGACTTACCAGATGGCACTAAGTACACTTGGAAAGACACTCCAGATGTAACTACTGCAGGAGACAAGCCAGCAACTATTGTTGTAATCTACCCAGATGGTTCAAAGGATGAAGTTCCAGTAACCATCCACGTAACCAATCCAACAACTGATGCAGATAAGTACACTCCAGAAGGTCCAGATGTAAACACTAAGACCGGTGTTGTACCAGATCCAGCAGAAGGTATCAAGAACAAGGGTGACTTACCAGATGGTACTAAGTACACTTGGAAAGATACTCCAGATGTAACTACTGCAGGAGACAAGCCAGCAACTGTTGTTGTAACTTACCCAGATGGTTCAAAGGACGAAGTCCCAGTAACCATTCACGTAACCAACCCAGCAACTCCAACTGATGCAGATAAGTACACTCCAGAAGGCCAAGATGTAAACACTAAGACCGGTGTTGTACCAAATCCAGCAGAAGGCATCAAGAACAAGGGTGACTTACCAGATGGCACTAAGTACACTTGGAAAGACACTCCAGATGTAACTACTGCAGGTGAAAGTACTGGTGTAATTGTAGTAACTTACCCAGATGGTTCAAAGGATGAAGTCCCAGTAACCATCCATGTAACAAACCCAGCAACTCCAACTGATGCAGACAAGTACACTCCAGAAGGCCAAGATGTAAACACTAAGACCGGTGTTGTACCAAATCCAGCAGAAGGCATTAAGAACAAGAGTGACTTACCAGATGGAACTAAGTACACATGGGAGAAGACCCCAGATGTAACTAAGCCAGGTGAAAGTACTGGTGTGATTGTTGTAACTTACCCAGATGGCTCAAAGGACGAAGTAACTGTGAAGGTAATTGTTAATACAAACAATGTAACACCAGAAACACAACCAATTCACACTACTCCAGGCGTTCTTCCAAACCCAGCAGATGCTATTAAGAACAAGGATGAAATGCCAGCAGGTACTAAGTACACTTGGAAAGAAGTGCCGAATGTCAATACAGTTGGTGAACACACTGGCGTTATTACAGTAACTTACCCAGATGGTTCAAGCGTAGACTTGACAGTTAAGGTATATGTCGATGTTGTCGCAAAGGAAAATAACAGTAAGAATACTGCTCAAGTTATTACTAAGCCTGTTGCAGAAAATAATGAAAAGAAGACTTCCGCAACTCCAGCACAACAAATTAAGCATTCTGAAAAGGCTACTTTGCCACAAACAGGTGCTAAGTCTGAAAATACAGCTGGTATCTTAGGTTTAGCTATTGCAGCAGTAGGTAGCTTGTTCGGCTTAGGCGCTGGTAAGAAGCGTAGAGATAAGTAA
- the efp gene encoding elongation factor P — MQAIELKKGMIFNQDGKLIEVLKSNHHKPGKGNTVMQMDLRGVMSGAVVHKTMRPSEKVDLVNVSLKKAQYLYDDGTNFIFMDTDTYEQYLIPKEHLASEAKFLMPNIEVDLKFTDEGKLIGINLPSTVKMTVKETQPEIKGATAAGGGKPATMDTGLVVTVPDFIKEGEELIIGTENGDYKGRADSITR; from the coding sequence ATGCAAGCAATTGAATTAAAAAAAGGTATGATTTTTAACCAAGATGGTAAGTTGATTGAAGTATTAAAGAGTAATCACCACAAACCCGGTAAAGGTAATACAGTTATGCAAATGGATTTGCGTGGTGTTATGAGTGGTGCAGTTGTGCATAAAACAATGCGTCCAAGTGAAAAAGTAGACTTAGTTAATGTTTCCTTGAAAAAAGCACAATATCTTTACGATGATGGCACTAACTTTATTTTTATGGATACAGATACTTATGAACAATATTTAATTCCTAAAGAACATTTAGCTTCAGAAGCTAAATTCTTGATGCCAAATATTGAAGTAGACCTTAAGTTCACTGATGAAGGTAAATTAATCGGAATTAACTTACCATCCACTGTAAAGATGACAGTTAAAGAAACTCAACCAGAAATAAAGGGTGCTACTGCTGCTGGTGGTGGTAAGCCTGCAACAATGGATACTGGCTTAGTTGTAACTGTACCAGATTTCATTAAGGAAGGCGAAGAATTAATTATTGGAACTGAAAATGGTGATTATAAAGGCCGTGCAGATAGTATTACTAGATAA